One genomic segment of Vespa velutina chromosome 10, iVesVel2.1, whole genome shotgun sequence includes these proteins:
- the LOC124952081 gene encoding transport and Golgi organization protein 2, giving the protein MCILFIYRNPNADAKSYRLILAGNRDEIFKRPALPAHYWKEYPTCLGGIDMEPGKEGGTWLALSKKGKAGIILNLSNEPGKSKTPKKGRGTLVNDYITSNDSAESYLKKLHSENQITQGYNPYNLILINLYTADVYYLSSSLNSSGPKICQDNILGFGNSTIECPYKKVEAGKESFSSIVHNIKTSEQDELIENLLQLLKSRERHLPDLELQKRSPNMYVELSSIFVSVADYGTRTHTILMVNGLNQMTFVEETLMPDFSWKRQSFNSTLITN; this is encoded by the exons atgtgtattttatttatttatcgaaatccTAATGCCGACGCTAAATCTTATCGGCTAATCCTCGCTGGAAATCgagatgaaatttttaaacgcCCAGCATTACCTGCACATTATTGGAAGGAATATCCTACATGTTTAGGAG GTATTGATATGGAACCTGGCAAAGAAGGTGGTACTTGGTTAGCGTtatcaaaaaaaggaaaagctgGTATCATTTTAAATCTAAGTAATGAACCAGGTAAAAGTAAAACTCCAAAAAAGGGCCGTGGAACTTTAGTAAATGATTACATTACTTCAAATGATTCTGCAGAATCTTATCTAAAAAAATTGCACAGTGAAAATCAAATTACTCAAGGCTATAAtccatataatttaattcttataaatttgta TACTGCCGATGTGTATTACTTAAGCAGTTCTTTAAATTCTTCAGGACCAAAAATATGTCAAGACAATATATTAGGTTTTGGTAATAGTACAATAGAATGCCCTTATAAAAAGGTGGAAGCaggaaaagaaagtttttcaAGCATTgttcataatattaaaacttCAGAGCAAGATGAACTTATCGAAAACCTTTTGCAACTTTTAAAGTCACGAGAAAg aCATTTACCAGATCTtgaattacaaaaaagatCGCCAAATATGTATGTTGAACTCAGTTccatttttgtttctgttgCTGATTATGGTACAAGAACCCATACTATATTAATGGTTAATGGTTTAAATCAAATGACCTTTGTAGAAGAAACTCTTATGCCGGATTTTTCATGGAAGCGGCAATCATTTAACAGTACTTTAATTACTAATTAG
- the LOC124952080 gene encoding solute carrier family 35 member G1-like, translated as MSKHVELQHLVDEDVESNTAFHQKQISAPICKSCPYLGLVLATLSSLFFSLCSVIVKGLVEVNPMELAAFRFVGVLLPTIPILIYKGEHPFPKGRRIMLILRSFVGTTALMLSFYAFRHMPLADASIVVFSVPVFVAIFARIFLKEPFGLFNILTVCLTLIGVVLITRPPFIFGNTIESLSDVHNTSEHADLWGAIAAFSATLFGANVYVLLRALKGLHFSVIMTNFGSLALIQTIIISWAIGALCLPRCGADRLLVVALALFSFGGQILLTLALQIEQAGPVAIARSADIVFAFFWQVLFFNEIPNKYSVGGAILVTSSVLLIGLKKWAVSLPDTSNIKRSLSILAM; from the coding sequence atgTCAAAACACGTCGAGTTACAGCATTTAGTTGATGAAGATGTGGAAAGTAATACAGCCTTCCATCAAAAGCAAATATCTGCTCCAATTTGTAAATCATGTCCATACCTTGGCTTAGTCTTAGCAAcactttcttctttgttcttttctttatgtaGCGTTATTGTTAAAGGATTAGTAGAAGTTAATCCAATGGAATTGGCAGCCTTTCGATTTGTTGGGGTGTTACTACCAACAATACCAATTCTGATATATAAAGGTGAACATCCGTTTCCTAAAGGACGtagaataatgttaatattgcGAAGTTTTGTAGGTACAACTGCTCTCATGCTTAGTTTTTATGCTTTTAGACATATGCCTTTAGCAGATGCTTCCATTGTAGTATTTTCTGTGCCTGTATTTGTGGCAATATTTGCaaggatatttttaaaagaaccTTTTGGATTATTTAACATACTGACTGTATGTTTAACATTAATCGGGGTTGTGTTAATAACTCGCCCACCATTCATATTTGGAAATACCATAGAGTCTCTTTCAGATGTTCATAATACATCAGAACATGCTGATTTATGGGGTGCAATAGCAGCATTTTCTGCAACTTTATTCGGTGCTAATGTTTACGTTTTATTGCGTGCATTAAAAGGTCTTCATTTTTCTGTTATCATGACAAATTTTGGATCACTTGCTTTAATACAAACAATAATCATTTCTTGGGCGATTGGTGCTCTCTGTTTACCTCGTTGCGGTGCCGACAGATTGTTGGTCGTTGCTCTAGCATTGTTTAGTTTTGGAGGACAAATTTTACTCACTCTAGCTTTACAAATAGAACAGGCTGGTCCTGTTGCTATAGCAAGATCAGCAGATATAGTTTTCGCATTTTTCTGGCAAGTActctttttcaatgaaataccTAATAAATATTCAGTAGGTGGAGCAATCTTGGTAACAAGTTCAGTTTTATTGATAGGATTAAAAAAATGGGCTGTGTCATTACCCGACACGTCCAATATTAAAAGATCATTGAGCATATTAGCAATGtag